The proteins below are encoded in one region of Pontibacter deserti:
- a CDS encoding DUF6843 domain-containing protein: MSKKDSNMYYGVGIATLLLGVFLFMTFWLMYFGFACLLLGATIIILSKKNWKYKFAAIALPVGFVLFAISSSLARPEIYLIPEGFKGSIYVVFDQEKGQAKEYDGLRRIYRIPETGVLFTQFERNEGVLNQKFFFVTKAGERKEIGVLDVRDYNDETTINPRPTEPPRDSLAVFNPGQMGKLSMSNEDEEMSYTALTVGTYSEIERLNYLDPSYIDSLKKEKEN, from the coding sequence ATGAGTAAGAAAGACTCAAATATGTATTATGGTGTAGGCATAGCTACGTTGCTGTTGGGGGTTTTTCTGTTCATGACCTTTTGGCTAATGTACTTTGGTTTTGCCTGTTTGCTGTTAGGTGCTACTATAATTATTCTTTCTAAGAAAAACTGGAAGTATAAGTTTGCTGCTATTGCTCTGCCCGTAGGGTTCGTATTATTCGCAATTTCAAGCTCACTTGCAAGACCAGAAATTTATTTAATACCTGAAGGATTTAAGGGGTCAATATATGTGGTTTTTGACCAAGAAAAAGGGCAGGCAAAGGAATATGATGGGCTTAGACGCATTTATCGAATACCCGAAACAGGCGTACTCTTCACTCAATTCGAAAGGAATGAAGGAGTACTGAATCAAAAGTTTTTCTTTGTTACAAAGGCAGGAGAAAGAAAAGAAATCGGTGTACTTGATGTACGGGATTATAACGATGAGACAACAATAAACCCTAGACCAACCGAGCCACCAAGGGATAGTTTAGCAGTATTTAATCCAGGACAAATGGGAAAGCTGAGTATGTCCAATGAAGATGAAGAAATGTCTTATACAGCTTTAACTGTAGGCACCTATTCTGAAATTGAAAGGCTAAACTATCTAGATCCAAGCTATATTGATAGCCTAAAAAAGGAAAAAGAAAATTAA
- a CDS encoding carboxypeptidase-like regulatory domain-containing protein — protein sequence MDRISIILLILISLLTFTSGQGLSQSKRTIKGKVMTEKNEPLPGVMIHELGTENGVVTDVDGVFELTVERKDDVFIKLIGLHLEKYVKYTKDEDSKKLTLYSYRISKKESRKSKEVFEEWKSKTKN from the coding sequence ATGGATAGAATCAGTATCATTTTACTCATACTTATTAGCCTGCTAACTTTTACATCAGGACAAGGACTTTCTCAATCTAAAAGAACAATCAAGGGCAAGGTGATGACTGAAAAGAATGAACCTTTGCCTGGAGTAATGATTCACGAACTGGGGACAGAAAATGGTGTTGTTACTGATGTTGATGGTGTATTCGAGTTGACTGTAGAAAGGAAAGATGATGTCTTCATAAAATTAATTGGTCTGCATTTAGAGAAGTATGTCAAATACACCAAAGACGAAGACAGCAAAAAGTTAACCTTGTATAGCTATAGAATTTCAAAAAAGGAAAGTAGGAAAAGCAAGGAAGTATTTGAAGAGTGGAAGAGTAAAACTAAGAACTAG
- a CDS encoding pyridoxal phosphate-dependent aminotransferase: MIQRSERLNNVSYDLCGPVYEKAKELELQGHYITKLNIGNPAPFGFDAPPAITQHIIENLHLAQGYSDHKGVLSSREAVKRYYEGKGIANIHVNDICLGNGLSELIMQSVQALLNDGDEVLVPSPDYPLWTAAVRFSGGKAVHYLCDEDSEWFPDVADIKCKISSRTKAIVIINPNNPTGAVYSKELLQELVTLAEEHNLVVFSDEIYDKILYDGTEFISTATLSEDVLFVTFSGLSKNYLAAGFRAGWMLVSGAKHKAAAYIDGLNTLASLRVCSNVPAQLALQVALETPATIHDMVLPAGRLGEQRRISYEKLTAIPGITCVKPKGAFYLFPKIDVKKFDIQDDQQFVLDFLAAEHVLLVNGGGFNWHKPDHFRIVYLPEAKELSRTMDKLGNFLSTYQQGRVISPVDVVL, encoded by the coding sequence ATGATACAAAGAAGCGAGCGGCTCAATAACGTGTCTTATGACTTGTGTGGGCCAGTATACGAGAAGGCAAAAGAGTTAGAACTACAGGGGCATTATATTACCAAGTTAAATATTGGTAACCCGGCACCATTCGGGTTTGATGCTCCACCTGCCATTACACAGCATATTATTGAAAACCTGCACCTTGCCCAGGGGTATTCTGATCATAAGGGAGTCCTGAGTTCCAGGGAAGCCGTGAAGCGCTACTACGAAGGGAAGGGCATTGCCAACATACATGTAAATGATATTTGCCTGGGCAATGGCCTGAGCGAGCTGATCATGCAATCGGTGCAGGCGCTGCTAAACGACGGGGATGAAGTGCTGGTGCCTTCTCCGGATTACCCGCTTTGGACGGCAGCTGTACGTTTTTCGGGTGGCAAAGCTGTTCATTATTTATGTGATGAAGACTCGGAGTGGTTTCCGGATGTGGCTGATATTAAATGTAAGATCAGTAGCCGCACCAAAGCTATAGTTATCATCAACCCCAATAACCCTACTGGTGCAGTTTACTCCAAAGAACTTTTGCAGGAGCTGGTGACGCTGGCGGAAGAACATAACCTGGTTGTTTTCTCGGACGAGATTTACGACAAGATTCTCTATGATGGCACTGAATTTATATCAACGGCTACGCTCTCAGAAGATGTGTTATTTGTTACGTTCAGTGGGTTATCGAAGAATTATTTAGCAGCTGGTTTTCGGGCTGGTTGGATGTTGGTGAGCGGAGCAAAGCACAAAGCAGCAGCTTACATCGATGGCCTTAACACACTGGCCAGTTTGCGGGTATGCAGCAATGTGCCGGCACAACTGGCCTTACAGGTGGCTTTAGAAACCCCGGCAACTATACACGACATGGTATTACCTGCTGGAAGGCTGGGGGAGCAGCGCCGCATCAGTTACGAAAAGTTAACTGCTATACCAGGTATTACCTGCGTTAAGCCGAAGGGGGCTTTCTATCTCTTCCCAAAAATTGATGTGAAGAAGTTTGACATACAGGACGACCAACAGTTTGTACTTGATTTTCTGGCTGCGGAACATGTGCTGCTGGTAAATGGCGGCGGATTTAACTGGCACAAACCCGACCACTTCAGGATTGTATATTTACCGGAAGCTAAAGAGCTGAGCCGGACAATGGATAAACTGGGGAATTTCTTGAGTACTTATCAGCAGGGGAGAGTTATAAGTCCGGTTGATGTTGTTTTATAG
- a CDS encoding pirin family protein — protein sequence MITQITASERHEARTGDWLRSNYLFSFADYYDPANVQFGPLRVFNDDYVSPDSGFPTHPHSEMEIVTIVLDGEITHTDNLGNDLVIGAGEVQRMTSGTGMTHSEANRSDKDVHLLQLWFLPNKRRLAPSYEHMKIDFTDTKDELVPLVTGQKVLEDVVFINSNSTIYYGNFSQGKDLDYQTYKIRKSLIYVLDGNLIVNGVELEQNDQIRLEDQEMISFHATSKASFILVDVPAVEANY from the coding sequence ATGATAACACAGATAACAGCTTCCGAGCGCCACGAAGCAAGAACAGGAGATTGGCTCCGGTCAAATTACCTCTTCTCTTTCGCAGATTATTATGATCCTGCTAACGTACAGTTTGGCCCACTCCGGGTTTTTAATGACGATTATGTGAGCCCCGATTCCGGTTTTCCTACACATCCGCATTCAGAAATGGAAATTGTAACAATTGTGCTGGATGGTGAAATTACACATACCGATAACTTAGGAAACGACCTGGTAATAGGTGCCGGTGAGGTGCAACGAATGACCTCCGGTACGGGTATGACACACTCGGAAGCAAACAGATCTGACAAAGACGTGCATTTGTTGCAGCTATGGTTTTTGCCTAATAAACGCCGTCTTGCACCGTCTTACGAGCACATGAAGATCGACTTTACGGATACAAAAGATGAATTGGTGCCACTTGTAACCGGGCAGAAAGTGCTGGAAGATGTTGTGTTTATCAATTCCAATTCAACTATTTACTACGGCAATTTCAGTCAGGGCAAAGATTTGGACTATCAGACCTATAAGATTCGCAAAAGTTTAATTTATGTACTGGATGGCAATCTTATAGTTAATGGTGTAGAGTTGGAGCAGAATGACCAGATCAGGCTGGAAGACCAGGAAATGATTTCTTTTCATGCTACTTCAAAAGCATCTTTTATACTGGTAGATGTTCCGGCTGTGGAAGCAAACTACTAA
- a CDS encoding XRE family transcriptional regulator: MVTSNLRYLRKKAGYTQAQLAEKLDIKRSLVGAYEEGRAEPKLSTLVNIAHLFSITLDELITTDLANTPAVGATPKATDGKLRVLAITVDGDDKENIELVPLKASAGYLNGYADPEFIEELPRFRLPMLGNSGTFRAFEISGDSMLPITSGTVIVGRYIEDWKTIKDGTPCIIVSQKEGVVFKRIYNKLQDAAVLRLHSDNPVYSPYELHVEDILEIWEAKSYISSTFPIADLSLDKLSSIVLDLQKEMQKLKKVD, encoded by the coding sequence ATGGTAACATCAAACTTAAGATACCTGCGAAAGAAAGCAGGATATACCCAGGCGCAGCTTGCCGAAAAGCTTGATATAAAAAGATCGCTGGTGGGAGCCTACGAAGAGGGAAGAGCAGAGCCTAAATTAAGTACACTTGTTAATATTGCGCATCTTTTCTCCATCACTCTTGATGAACTTATAACTACAGATCTTGCAAATACGCCTGCTGTGGGGGCAACACCTAAAGCTACAGACGGTAAACTTCGCGTGCTGGCTATAACTGTAGATGGTGATGATAAAGAAAACATTGAACTGGTTCCATTAAAAGCCAGCGCTGGATACCTGAATGGATATGCTGATCCTGAGTTTATAGAAGAATTGCCTCGTTTCAGGTTACCAATGTTGGGTAACAGCGGAACATTCCGTGCTTTTGAGATCAGTGGCGACTCCATGCTTCCAATTACATCCGGTACCGTTATTGTCGGGCGTTATATTGAAGACTGGAAAACTATAAAAGATGGTACTCCTTGTATTATCGTTAGCCAGAAAGAAGGTGTAGTTTTCAAGCGTATCTATAATAAGTTACAGGATGCAGCCGTACTGCGTTTACATTCAGATAACCCGGTATACTCGCCTTATGAGCTTCATGTAGAAGATATACTGGAGATCTGGGAGGCTAAATCATATATTAGTTCTACGTTCCCTATTGCTGATCTTTCACTGGATAAGCTTTCTTCTATTGTTTTAGATCTGCAGAAAGAAATGCAGAAACTAAAGAAGGTAGACTAA
- a CDS encoding S8 family serine peptidase produces the protein MMSNKFKKALSLAVLASAVTLTSCQKEELMEEQFDQTITSQDPLNGQPIKGQYIVVMKKSSNDLSAVRTGEMSAGEREGLRSVRQRMLRNLNVEASAVKETFEGTINGFAAKLTEEQLAAIKSNPEVAYVEQDRIISLGKPTTSGSGKGGKKTTTSPEPAPAPTEPTPTEPAPTEPAPTEPTPVVTEPAPTTGTYTTITPKTGELVPWNIQRVGYGDGTGKTVWIIDSGIDTDHPDLTVDLNRSASFIYGITSVEDGYGHGTVVAGIIAAKNNGSGMIGVASGATVVALRVFDDAGQGTMSRAISAVNHVISVAQPGDVVNMSLGGGISSTLDNAVLTAASKGIKFAIASGNSGTDCINNSPARVNAAGVYTVTAMDRYDRFGTFSNYGTPVDFTAPGVNVTSTVRNGGISHYETGTSFAAPHVAGILLLQGKVNSNGTVTGDVDANPDAIAVVQ, from the coding sequence ATGATGTCTAACAAGTTTAAGAAAGCCTTATCTCTGGCTGTTCTGGCTTCAGCTGTTACTTTAACCAGCTGCCAGAAAGAAGAACTGATGGAAGAGCAGTTCGATCAAACTATCACCTCTCAGGATCCGTTGAACGGTCAGCCAATTAAAGGCCAGTACATTGTGGTAATGAAAAAATCATCAAACGACCTAAGCGCAGTTCGTACTGGTGAAATGTCTGCAGGTGAGCGCGAAGGATTAAGAAGTGTTCGTCAGCGCATGCTTCGTAACCTGAATGTAGAGGCGTCTGCAGTGAAAGAAACTTTTGAAGGAACTATAAATGGTTTTGCAGCTAAACTTACTGAAGAGCAGCTAGCAGCTATTAAAAGTAATCCGGAAGTTGCCTATGTAGAGCAGGACAGAATTATTTCCTTAGGTAAACCTACAACAAGCGGTTCAGGTAAAGGCGGCAAAAAAACAACAACCTCTCCGGAGCCAGCTCCAGCCCCTACCGAACCTACCCCAACAGAACCTGCACCAACTGAGCCAGCTCCTACTGAGCCTACTCCGGTAGTTACTGAGCCTGCTCCAACTACTGGCACTTATACAACTATAACTCCTAAAACTGGTGAACTTGTGCCTTGGAACATCCAGCGTGTAGGTTATGGCGATGGCACTGGTAAAACAGTATGGATCATTGACTCAGGTATAGATACAGATCACCCTGACCTTACTGTAGACTTAAACAGAAGTGCTTCCTTTATCTATGGCATTACGTCTGTGGAAGATGGTTACGGACACGGTACTGTTGTGGCAGGTATCATTGCAGCTAAAAACAACGGTTCTGGTATGATCGGTGTTGCCTCTGGTGCTACCGTAGTTGCATTACGCGTATTTGATGATGCAGGCCAGGGTACAATGTCTCGTGCTATCTCTGCTGTAAACCATGTAATAAGTGTAGCGCAGCCCGGCGATGTTGTAAACATGAGCCTTGGTGGCGGTATTTCTTCTACGCTGGATAATGCAGTATTAACTGCAGCATCTAAAGGTATAAAGTTCGCTATTGCATCTGGTAACAGCGGCACAGACTGTATCAATAATTCTCCTGCACGCGTTAATGCAGCCGGAGTTTACACCGTAACAGCTATGGATCGTTATGATCGTTTCGGTACTTTCTCTAACTATGGTACACCAGTAGACTTTACTGCACCTGGCGTAAACGTAACCAGCACAGTAAGAAACGGAGGCATCAGCCACTACGAAACAGGTACTTCATTTGCTGCACCGCACGTAGCTGGTATACTTTTACTACAAGGCAAGGTTAACTCAAATGGCACTGTTACCGGCGACGTTGATGCTAACCCAGATGCCATTGCTGTAGTTCAGTAA